A section of the Sporolactobacillus pectinivorans genome encodes:
- a CDS encoding glycosyltransferase family A protein — translation DETQVVARYYGASVYTVENDTTWQGKSHACWQGSKYATHDLLMFVDADVQFACDDSIQNIANQYDLQGGKGLLSIQPYHKIKKLYENISAIFNLMTIVGMNQFSITKSANNEQGAFGPVLVTNKQDYKLTQGHLKAKNQIIEGFAISKAYNQQGLPVSLHEGQGVVNFRMYSQGYKSLLEGWSKHFALGSQVTKKSTLTFVFLWLFGSLTTVLAIIFSINLGSLYILLAITLYFIYAIQFHIFIRRTGNFNIVASLCHPLLFICFVVIFFKSWLDINVFKRIYWKGRRIDL, via the coding sequence GATGAGACACAAGTTGTCGCTAGATATTATGGTGCGAGCGTATATACTGTTGAAAATGATACTACATGGCAAGGTAAGTCACATGCTTGTTGGCAAGGTAGCAAATATGCAACGCATGATTTATTAATGTTTGTTGATGCTGATGTTCAGTTTGCTTGTGATGATAGTATTCAAAATATAGCCAATCAATATGATTTACAAGGTGGTAAAGGTTTGTTGTCAATACAACCTTATCACAAGATAAAAAAGCTATATGAAAATATATCGGCGATTTTTAATTTAATGACAATCGTAGGTATGAATCAATTTTCAATCACGAAATCAGCAAATAATGAGCAAGGCGCGTTTGGACCAGTCCTTGTGACAAATAAGCAAGATTATAAATTGACACAAGGACATTTGAAAGCTAAAAATCAAATCATTGAAGGCTTTGCAATAAGTAAAGCATATAATCAGCAAGGTTTGCCAGTTAGTTTGCATGAAGGCCAAGGCGTAGTGAATTTTAGAATGTATTCTCAAGGATATAAATCGCTATTAGAGGGTTGGAGTAAACACTTTGCACTTGGCTCTCAAGTAACTAAAAAGTCTACGCTTACGTTTGTATTTTTATGGCTATTTGGTTCACTTACAACAGTTTTAGCGATAATTTTTTCAATTAATTTAGGCTCGTTATATATATTATTAGCTATTACTCTATATTTTATATATGCGATACAATTTCATATATTTATTCGAAGAACAGGAAATTTTAATATTGTTGCGAGTTTATGTCATCCACTGCTCTTCATATGCTTTGTCGTGATATTTTTTAAATCATGGTTAGATATCAATGTATTCAAACGTATATATTGGAAAGGCCGTAGAATAGATTTATAG